The following is a genomic window from Butyricimonas faecihominis.
TTACATGGCGCTGATTGATAAATTGAACGTGAAGACCGAGATGTTGCATATGCGAGGGGCGGATAATATGGATGGTGAAGTTGAGGTCGTGTTAAAAGGATTGGGATTTCGGCAAGAAGATTTGGAACGGCGGTGCGAGGAATTTAGTGGGGGATGGCGTATGCGGATCGAGTTGGCTAAAATATTATTGGCACGTCCCGATGTTTTTTTATTGGACGAGCCGACAAATCATTTGGATATAGAGTCTATATCTTGGTTGGAGTCATTCTTGCAAGGTTATCCCGGGGCTGTGGTTCTTGTTTCACATGACCGTGCATTTTTGGATAATATTACGACCCGGACGGTAGAGATCTCACTGGGAAAGATATATGATTATAAGGTATCGTATACACGTTTTACTGAATTACGTAAGGAACGTATCGAACAACAGCAACGTGCTTACGAGAACCAGCAAAAGCAGATTAAGGATACGGAGGATTTTATCGAGCGTTTCCGTTATAAGGCGACGAAAGCGGTACAGGTACAATCCCGGATCAAACAACTGGAAAAAATAGAACGAATCGAGATTGAACAGGAAGATTCTGCACGAATCAATGTGCGATTTCAACCGGCAGTACGTTCGGGGGATATTGTCGTGAGTGGGCGGGATTTGAGTAAAGCGTATGGTGATCATGTGGTACTGCATGAAGTGAATCTTGATGTGCTGAGAGGAGAGAAAGTTGCTTTTGTCGGAAGGAATGGAGAAGGTAAAACAACTTTGGTGAAGATGATTATGGATCAGATTCCCTATGAGGGAAACCTGAAGATCGGGCATAACGTGAATATCGGGTATTTTGCGCAGAATCAAGCTGATTTGCTTGACCCTTCGTTGAGTGTTCTGGATACGGTAGATCAAGTGGCAGTAGGTGAAATCCGGAAGAAAATCCGGGATATATTAGGGGCTTTTCTGTTTTCCGGTGAGGATGTCGACAAGAAGGTGAAGGTACTTTCCGGGGGAGAGCGTACCCGCTTGGCAATGGTACGTTTGTTATTAGAACCTTATAACGTGTTAATCTTGGATGAGCCGACGAATCATCTGGATATGCGTACGAAAGATATATTGAAAGATGCGTTGAAGAAGTTCGAAGGTACCGTGATTGTCGTTTCCCATGACAGGGATTTTTTGCTTGGGTTGGCAGATAAGGTGTATGAATTCGCCAACAAGGGGATAAAGGAATACCTAGGGGGTGTTGCGCATTTCCTAGAGGCTAAGAAACTGGAATGTTTCCGGGAATATGAACAGATGCACCCTCGAAAATTGCAACAGGAAGATGTCGCGGAAGAGGAGATTGTTTCTGAAAATAAAATTGCTTTTGAGGAACGGAAACAATGGAATAAAGAGATCAAAAAGTCAGAAGTGAAGATCGAGAAGTTAGAAGTGGAAATTGCTGATTTGGAACAAAAGATAGGGGAGGCAGAGGGAAAAATGGCAGAAGGCGTGATTAATGATGAGTTATTAAAAACTTATGACGAGATGAAAAAACGCTTGGAAGTCTGTATGGAAGAATGGGAAGAGGAGAACGGGCATTTGGAAGAATTGAAAGCTAGAAATTAATAATAACGAATAAGATGGCAAAGTTTAAGCAAGAGTGTATTTTCGGAATTCGGGCCGTGATGGAGGCTATACAGGATGAGAAGGAAATTGACAAGGTGATGTTCCGTCAGGGAATAAAGGGGGAGTTGTTCCAACAATTATTTTCGCTGGTGCGTGAACGTCAGATTCAGTTCCAGTACGTACCCGAAGAGGTGTTTAAACCGTTTGCCGGGAAAAATCATCAAGGAGTTTTGGCAGAGGTTTCTCCAATTCCTTACCAAGATATAAACACGGTCGTGGATGCTGTGGTGGCGGAAGGGGAAATGCCATTAATACTTATCTTGGATCGGATTACTGATGTCCGAAATCTGGGTGGAATTGCCCGTACGGCAGAGTGTGCCGGGGTGAGTGCCATTTTAATTCCGAATAAGAATTCTGCAAAAATATCTTCTGATGCGATTAAAACATCTGCCGGGGCTTTATACCATTTGCCTGTTTGTCGGGAGAAGAATCTCAAAAAGACGATAAAAGAATTGAAACGAAGAGGGTTAACTTTATTTGCAGCCACGGAGAAAGCGGATAAATTTTATACCGAAGTGGATATGAAAGAGGGATGTATGATTATTATGGGAGCGGAGGATACTGGTATTGATGAAGAGTTGTTAGTATTGGCTGATCAACAAATTAAAATTCCCCAGTATGGGAAAATAGAATCTCTGAATGTTTCTGCTGCTGCCGCAATCCTTGTGTATGAGGCGGTGAGACAACGAAAATAGAAATCTTACTTGGTATAAACGAAATAAAGCAGACAAGTGTCTGCTTTATTTCGTTTATTTATTTGATTAAAGTCTTCGATCATACCAAGAATCTCGTTTGGTCAACTTCAAATCCCTCAATAAAGAGGATCGGACGTGAATTTCAAAGTTGTAAGACTGGTGCTGTCCAAACGGCATACAGTTGAATGTCATTTCCCAACAATGCAAGTCTCTCGTGACACTAAAGCTGGTTGAAGTTACTTCTTTGTTTTTAATGTCATATCCCGATTGGAACGTGAGTTTCCATTTAGGGGTTAACGAGAGGTCACCCGAAAAGTTGATGATCTGAGAGATTGTCGGACTTTTGTAAGGGCTAGGTTTGGAATAAGTAAGGTTGTAACTAATGCTGATATTCCAAGGTACGTCAAAGTCGACGTAGTCATCATAGAATCCGCCTACTAGGTCATTCTTTTTTTCTTTATTTTGTCCGTTATCTGCGGAAAAACTAAAATTGGTAGAGATCGTTGCATTGGTTAAACGCCCTAGTTTTCCGTGATATTTATTATATCTTACATTATTTGTATCTATCGCGTAAGGGTCAATAGTACCACTGAAATTCAAATCTACTTTGTTATTCAATATTTTGGTACGTGCGCTTATGGAGATATTTGAAAAGTTCATACTGTCGGCGAAAGGATTATAAGATGTTGAAAGTCTGAAACTCTCCAAAAGCTTTACTTTTTTGAACTCTTCGTCTCCGGTTGTATCTTTGTCATTTCGGACTTTCATTTCGACATTGTTATCCAAACTGAAACTAATACTCCCGGATTGTTTGCCGCCTGTAGTGTTCGGACGATAGGTTAAACCTTCGTGAATGTCATATTCTACCTCTTTCTCTCCATCGAAGTAGCTCTTTTTGTAGTTACCCAAGGGTTTGATGGCGGGGGTATAGGATGCCGATATGGAGGGACGTATCATGTGTCGGATGGCGACGACTTTACATCCCGGTTTGAACATGAACATACCATATATGGTTGGGGTATACCCGATTGATCCGCTGGCTGAATAATCGTGAGAGTAGTTCAATCCGGGGACATCCCGTGTGATAAATTGCCCACCGTTAGCACTCGTGTCCGGAATCCATATTTTTTCAATGGTTTTGAGGTTCAAGTACCCGTTGTAATTTAAAGAGGGAGTGAAGGTCACGTCCTTGGCAATCTTAAATTGTAAACTGA
Proteins encoded in this region:
- a CDS encoding ABC-F family ATP-binding cassette domain-containing protein, translated to MISINNVSVLFGDYALLDSISFLVNKRDRIGLTGRNGAGKSTLLKILAGVQEPSEGSVSVPSGLKIGYLPQTKVYAEGKTVRKEAETAFNDVLDLQAELERLHRELGERTDYESDSYMALIDKLNVKTEMLHMRGADNMDGEVEVVLKGLGFRQEDLERRCEEFSGGWRMRIELAKILLARPDVFLLDEPTNHLDIESISWLESFLQGYPGAVVLVSHDRAFLDNITTRTVEISLGKIYDYKVSYTRFTELRKERIEQQQRAYENQQKQIKDTEDFIERFRYKATKAVQVQSRIKQLEKIERIEIEQEDSARINVRFQPAVRSGDIVVSGRDLSKAYGDHVVLHEVNLDVLRGEKVAFVGRNGEGKTTLVKMIMDQIPYEGNLKIGHNVNIGYFAQNQADLLDPSLSVLDTVDQVAVGEIRKKIRDILGAFLFSGEDVDKKVKVLSGGERTRLAMVRLLLEPYNVLILDEPTNHLDMRTKDILKDALKKFEGTVIVVSHDRDFLLGLADKVYEFANKGIKEYLGGVAHFLEAKKLECFREYEQMHPRKLQQEDVAEEEIVSENKIAFEERKQWNKEIKKSEVKIEKLEVEIADLEQKIGEAEGKMAEGVINDELLKTYDEMKKRLEVCMEEWEEENGHLEELKARN
- the rlmB gene encoding 23S rRNA (guanosine(2251)-2'-O)-methyltransferase RlmB, with product MAKFKQECIFGIRAVMEAIQDEKEIDKVMFRQGIKGELFQQLFSLVRERQIQFQYVPEEVFKPFAGKNHQGVLAEVSPIPYQDINTVVDAVVAEGEMPLILILDRITDVRNLGGIARTAECAGVSAILIPNKNSAKISSDAIKTSAGALYHLPVCREKNLKKTIKELKRRGLTLFAATEKADKFYTEVDMKEGCMIIMGAEDTGIDEELLVLADQQIKIPQYGKIESLNVSAAAAILVYEAVRQRK